One part of the Candidatus Thorarchaeota archaeon genome encodes these proteins:
- a CDS encoding anthranilate synthase component I family protein — translation MLRATNPSPYMFLLEFDETCLVGSSPEMLVKLEQDVLTTKPIAGTRPRSPNIEEDEKLKVELLLDDKERAEHVMLVDLHRNDLGRVAKYGTIKVDQFMNVEKFSHVQHIVSRVRGILRANCDQFDVLRAVFPAGTVTGAPKPRAMELIEQFESTRRGPYAGVVGHFDFNGNMDFAITIRSLVIKSDQVYVQAGAGIVADSIPEREFFETEHKMQAMIQALGGDVHE, via the coding sequence ATCCTACGAGCGACCAATCCGTCACCATATATGTTCCTTCTCGAGTTCGACGAGACCTGTCTTGTTGGGTCATCACCTGAAATGCTGGTCAAACTTGAACAAGATGTACTCACTACAAAACCAATTGCTGGAACTAGACCTCGTTCCCCGAACATCGAGGAAGATGAGAAACTCAAAGTCGAATTGCTTCTTGATGACAAAGAGCGAGCCGAACACGTTATGCTGGTAGACTTGCACCGGAACGATCTTGGTCGAGTGGCGAAGTACGGGACTATCAAAGTTGACCAGTTCATGAACGTTGAGAAATTTTCTCATGTACAACATATCGTGTCACGGGTTCGAGGTATTCTAAGAGCAAATTGCGATCAATTTGATGTGCTGCGCGCGGTGTTTCCAGCTGGCACGGTCACAGGTGCTCCGAAGCCCCGAGCAATGGAACTGATCGAACAATTCGAATCAACTCGAAGAGGGCCCTATGCGGGAGTGGTTGGCCATTTTGATTTTAATGGGAACATGGACTTTGCGATCACAATTCGCTCATTGGTCATTAAGAGCGATCAAGTGTACGTGCAGGCTGGAGCTGGTATTGTAGCGGACTCTATTCCTGAACGAGAGTTTTTCGAGACCGAGCACAAGATGCAAGCAATGATCCAAGCTCTGGGAGGGGATGTTCATGAGTAG
- the aroB gene encoding 3-dehydroquinate synthase → MKSIDTKQRTPEFRIGRDLLSDPDTFRSVLQGQVFVITEDNVARHHLDRFLRGIAPLDLKIHTMMIEGGEEHKTLETVVSLYSFLSKTKATRSDTIVAFGGGVVGDVAGFVASTFKRGMNFVQVPTTLLAQVDAAIGGKTGFNLPEGKNLVGTFYRPQGIICDTGTLETLAEEVYKSGLAEVVKYGLIIDPEIIDILRASKKEILERDHFILIGLIARCYKCKNQIISVDEREELGLRELLNYGHTIGHALEAASHFDLTHGEAVSLGMVLETKCAVDEGIVSTDILDMVVSILSSLGLPTVLPTALYTEDIRPFLLQDKKMRGGTLRAPLLVGLGKAKVREVRPTYFLKQFNGGDALACCNVQECD, encoded by the coding sequence ATGAAGTCTATTGACACAAAACAGAGAACACCAGAATTCAGGATCGGACGAGACCTGCTTAGCGATCCTGATACATTTCGATCCGTTCTCCAAGGGCAAGTATTTGTAATCACTGAAGACAATGTGGCACGACATCATCTTGACCGTTTCCTGAGAGGGATAGCACCACTCGATCTCAAAATACACACCATGATGATCGAGGGGGGAGAGGAACATAAGACGCTGGAAACAGTGGTCTCTCTCTACTCATTTCTCTCCAAGACCAAGGCAACACGATCTGATACGATCGTTGCATTTGGGGGAGGCGTAGTTGGTGACGTGGCTGGTTTTGTTGCGTCAACGTTCAAGCGTGGAATGAACTTTGTTCAGGTTCCCACGACGCTACTAGCACAGGTTGATGCAGCAATTGGTGGTAAGACCGGGTTCAACCTTCCCGAGGGCAAGAATCTGGTGGGCACATTCTACCGACCACAGGGAATAATCTGTGATACTGGTACACTTGAGACCTTGGCCGAAGAAGTCTACAAGAGTGGTCTTGCCGAGGTGGTCAAGTATGGTCTCATCATAGATCCAGAAATCATTGATATTCTTCGGGCCTCGAAAAAAGAAATTCTCGAGAGAGATCATTTTATTTTAATTGGCTTGATAGCGAGATGTTACAAGTGTAAGAACCAGATCATCTCAGTTGATGAGAGAGAAGAGCTCGGGCTGCGGGAACTGCTAAACTATGGACACACAATTGGACATGCATTAGAAGCGGCCTCACACTTTGATCTGACCCATGGCGAAGCGGTCTCATTGGGTATGGTCCTTGAGACAAAATGTGCTGTTGATGAAGGCATAGTATCCACGGATATCTTGGACATGGTTGTATCCATTCTTTCTTCTCTCGGATTACCAACTGTTCTCCCTACTGCACTTTACACCGAAGACATTCGGCCGTTTCTTCTTCAGGATAAGAAGATGCGGGGCGGAACGTTACGAGCACCACTTCTCGTAGGACTTGGAAAGGCCAAGGTGCGAGAAGTGAGACCAACTTACTTTTTGAAGCAATTCAATGGAGGCGATGCACTTGCTTGTTGTAATGTACAAGAATGCGACTAG
- a CDS encoding aminodeoxychorismate/anthranilate synthase component II, translated as MSRVVIIDNVDSFVYNIAQYLGELGADIVVLRNHVSLADILQKNPDKIVLSPGPGHPKDSRVTLDVIRSAEVPVLGVCLGHQAIGYIFGAEVVRAERPIHGKTSLITHTGNGLFTNLPNPIRATRYHSLVIDETTLPQELQVTARTDDGLIMAIRHRSRPLFGVQFHPESILTQGGRTLLSNFLTM; from the coding sequence ATGAGTAGAGTGGTGATCATCGATAATGTGGATTCGTTTGTTTACAATATTGCTCAGTACCTAGGAGAGCTCGGTGCCGACATTGTTGTTCTTAGGAACCATGTATCACTTGCTGATATACTGCAAAAGAACCCCGACAAAATAGTTCTCTCTCCGGGGCCGGGGCATCCCAAAGATTCGAGAGTGACCCTTGATGTGATCCGTTCGGCCGAGGTTCCCGTCTTAGGAGTCTGTCTAGGTCATCAAGCAATTGGATACATATTCGGAGCGGAAGTTGTACGTGCAGAGAGACCTATCCATGGCAAGACCTCTCTAATCACACATACTGGAAATGGGCTCTTCACAAATCTACCTAACCCCATCAGGGCTACAAGGTATCACTCCTTAGTCATCGATGAGACCACTCTCCCGCAGGAATTGCAAGTGACAGCACGAACTGACGACGGTCTCATCATGGCGATCCGACACCGCTCTAGACCGCTTTTTGGTGTTCAGTTTCATCCCGAATCAATACTGACTCAAGGAGGACGGACCTTGTTGTCAAACTTTCTGACTATGTGA